Genomic segment of Desulfovibrio sp.:
TCGCATCTCTCCCGGGGACATGGGGCTCTGGGACGACAAGCACATCGAACCCTTGGCCCGCATAGCCTCCTTCGTACGCCGCATGGGAGCCGTTCCCGCCATTCAGCTGGCTCACGCCGGGCGCAAGGCCAGCTGTCTGCCTCCCTGGCTGGGTGGCTCAAAGATTGTCACGCCTGACGAAGGCGGCTGGATAACCCAGGCCCCCTGTCCTATCCCCTTCGCCGAGGGGGACACGATACCCGAGCCCTTGGACGAGGCTGGAATCGCGAACGTGAAGGAGGCTTTCGTTGCCGCCGCGCGCCGCGCCGTGGCCGCCGGATTCGAAGTGGTGGAGTTGCATGCCGCTCACGGCTACCTGATGCACCAGTTCCTCTCACCCGTAAGCAACGTCCGCACGGACGCATACGGCGGTGAACTGGCCAACCGCATGCGCTTGCCGCTGGAAACCGCGGCCGCTATCCGAGCAGTGTTGCCAAACGATATGCCTCTGTTCACCAGGATATCCGCCACCGACTGGGTGGAGGGTGGATGGGACCTGAAGCAATCCATCATCTTTGCCAGGGAGTTGGCCAAAATCGGTATAGATCTCGTGGATGTCAGTACGGGCGGCCTGGTTCCCCACGCCTCGATTCCGGTGAAACCCGGCTTCCAGGTCCCCTTCGCTGCCGCCATCCGCCGAGAGGTCCATGTCATGACCAGCGCAGTGGGGCTCATCACTCAAGTCGATCAAGCCGAGTCCATCGTGGCTTCGGGCGAAGCCGACTTGGTGCTCCTGGGTCGCGAGATGCTAAGAGAACCCTACTGGTCAATCAAGGCGCAACAGGAGCTTGGGGGTGACCCATCCTGGCCGGTTCAATACGGATACGCCGTACAACGGCGCTAGTGTGGATTGTGGCTGTACAGGGTGACACTCCTTGTTCATCCCCAGCCGATTCCACGTTAACGACAACCCGGGATCAACGTGCCCGGCATTCCATGGAGCACAACGTGAAACAACTTATGCTGAGCACTCTTTGGGCTGTAACTGTCGCGGTTAATTCCGGGAGCACAAGCGTAAACGTAAGCGTTCCGGAATCGAGCTTCGCGACCCTTCTCTCAACCATCCAGTCTCTCGTCAGCACGACTCCAAACCTGTGGAGCCCGGACTTCCTCACCCAGCTTTTCCAGTATATTTAATTCTTCTTTTACACCTTGTTATCTCAAACAAGAATAGCCCTGGCCGTGTCCGGCCAGGGCTTTTGAGTCGATTGCGTCTTCCATGCCAACCAGCCGTCATGCCTTGGCCTCCGGCGCAATGGGGGAAACGCTTGGCAACGATCGCTCACTCCTTGATGAACTTCTTTTCCCGCTCCCGGATGTCCTTCGCTCCTATGAAGTTGAAGTACTCTTCGAAATCCATCATGGTTTCTGCCCCGGCAAACCCCTGGCTTGTCCCGTGCTCCTTGAGATATCCGGCCCAGTTCGTAAGCGCCCTGGCCGCGGTGAACACGGAGGCACAGGGATACGCAGCCACTGAGTAGCCCAACTTCTGTAGTTCCGAAGCCGGAAGGAAGGGCGACTTCCCGCCCTCTATCATGTTGGCCATGCTTGGTACGGAAACAGCCGAATTGACCCTGCGCATATCCTCGGGCGAGGTCACGGCCTCCACAAACACCATGTCCGCCCCGGCTTCAGCGTAGAGCCGCGCCCGCCGGATGGCTTCGTCGATTCCGTAGACCGCGGCCGCGTCGGTGCGGGCCATGATGACGAAATCGGGATCGGATCTGGCCCACAAGGCTGCCTTAAGCTTGGGCAGAAACTCCTCCACAGGGACCACCTGTTTCCCGGCCATGTGGCCGCAGCGCTTTGGGTAGGTCTGGTCCTCAATAAAAAGCGCGGCCGCGCCCAACTGCTCGACCAGACGCACCGTGCGAATGACGTTGTTGACGTCACCGAACCCGGTGTCGATGTCCACCATCACCGGCAGGCTGACCCGTTCCACAATGCGGGAGTAATGGCCAAGCATCTCCGTGGAGCTGATGAGCCCGATGTCTGGCAGGCCAAGCAGGCTGCCCGAGGTGCCGTAACCAGCCACGGCCATGGCCTTGAACCCGGCCTGTTCGATGGCCAGGGCGGAGAGGCCGTCGTGGGCCACGGGAAGCATGAGTATTTCCGGATCGTTCACGAGTTGCCGGAAGAGCGTGGTCTTTCGCATGGTAGTTCCTTGAATGAGGCAGTTCTTTGAAAACGGCTTGAGGGTAAGACCAACTCTCACCAATCACAAGCTCCCATGCCCACCTGTCGCGCTCTTGAACGAACACAGCTCCAGAGCATTTTCGAGTGGTCTGCCTGGAAATGCTTAAATAACACCCACCCACGCGAAAGCCCCCGGACGAGATGGCTCATCCAGGGGCTCACACGGGAAGAACTCCCGCTAAATGCTCTTGATGCGCAGCCTAGTTGGCCACGATATTCACCAGCTTGCCGGGCACGTAGATGACCTTGCGCACGGTCTTGCCCTCGATATGGCGGGCAGCGTTTTCCTCGGCCAGCGCCGCCGCTTTCACAGACTCCTCGTCCGCGTCGGCCGCCACCTCGATCTTGCCGCGCAGCTTCCCGCACACCTGCACCACCACGGTGACCGTGTCCGTGGCCAGGGCTGCCGGGTCGTGGGCCGGCCAGGGTGCTTCCGCCAACATCTTTTTATGCCCGATCATCTCCCAGAGTTCCTCGCACACGTGCGGGGCCATGGGAGAAAGCGCCACCAGGAGTGAATTGACTGCGGAGGACAGGGCCTTGCCCGAATCCCTCTTCAACTCGTCCACATTGGCGTAGAGGAAGTTGAGCATCTCCATGATGGCGGCAATGGCCGTATTGAACTGGAACTGACCTTCGATATCCTTGGCCACCTTGGCCACCATGGCGTGCTCGCGGCGGCGGAGCTCCTTGGCCAGGGGCGAAAGCGACGCCGGGTCCAAGGCCAGGCAGGGGCCCGTGGGAGAAATTACGCCAGCCAGTTCTTCGGTGACAAGACGCCATATACGCGACAAGAACCTAGCCGAGCCCTCGATGCCTGAGTCGGACCACTCCAGGTCCTTTTCCGGCGGGGCCGCAAACAGCATGAACACCCGGACAGTGTCCGCGCCGTACTTGGCAACCATGACGTCCGGGTCCACCACGTTGCCCTTGGACTTGGACATCTTGGCCCCGTCCTTGATCACCATGCCCTGGGTGAGCAGGTTGGCGAAAGGCTCGGCATGGGTCACGTATCCCAGATCACGCAGGGCCTTCACCCAGAAGCGCGAATACAGAAGGTGCAGGATGGCGTGTTCGATGCCGCCAACGTACTGGTCCACGGGCGACCAGTATTTCACGGCTTCCGCATCAAAGGGTGCCGTGTCCTCCCGGGGGCATGCGTAGCGCAGGAAATACCAGCTCGACTCCACGAAGGTGTCCAGGGTGTCGGTCTCTCGCCGTGCCTTGCCGCCGCACTTGGGGCAGGCCACGTTCACGAATTCGGCGCAGTCCGGCAGGGGGGAGCGGCCGTCCGGACGCACCTGGATGTCCAGGGGCAACTTAACGGGCAGCTCATTTTCCGGCACAGGCACCACGCCGCAGCTGTCGCAGTAGACCATGGGGATGGGGGCACCCCAGTAGCGCTGGCGGGAGATGTTCCAGTCGCGCAGGCGGTAGTTCACGGCCCGGGTGCCCTTGTTCTCCGCTTCAAGCCAGTCCGCGATGCCGACCTTGGCGGACTCGCTGCCCTGGCCGGTGAAGGGACCGGAATCGGCCAGGACACCCGGGTCGGTGTAAGCCGCGGTCAGGACCTCGGCCGCAAGGGTCTCGCCCTTGGGATTGATGACCACCTTGAGGGGAAGGCCATACTTCTTGGCGAACTCGAAGTCGCGCTGGTCATGGGCCGGGACGGCCATGACCGCGCCGGTGCCGTAGCCCATGAGCACGAAGTTGGCCAGGTAGATGGGCATCTTGAGCCCGGTCACGGGGTTTGTGCAGTAGCTGCCCGTGAACACGCCCTCTTTTTCCAGATCGTCGGCCTGTCGCTTGATGCGGTCCAGGGAGCGGATCTTCTCGATAAAGGCCCGGGCTTCGCCCTCCTGGGGTTTGCCAGAGATCAGCTTCTCGGCCAGGGGATGCTCGGCCGCGAGCGACATGAAGGTCGCACCCCAGAGCGTATCTTGGCGGGTGGTGAACACCCGCACCGAGCCGGAGCCGTCCTCGAGGGGAAAATCTATTTCGCAGCCAACGGACTTGCCGATCCAGTTGCGCTGCATGGTGAGCACCCGCTCCGGCCAGCCGCCGGCCAGGGTCTCCAGGTCCTTAAGCAGTTCCTCGGTGTAGGAAGTGATGCGCAAGAACCATTGCTCCAGGTCCTTCTGCTCCACTTCCGAGTCGCAGCGCCAGCACTTGCCGTCCTCCACCTGCTCATTGGCCAGCACGGTGTGGCAGTCCGGGCACCAGTTCTGCGGTGAATTCTTGCGGTAAACCAGGCCCTTTTCATAAAACTTGAGGAAGAAGAGCTGCTCCCAGCGGTAGTAGGACGGGTCGCAGGTGGCCAGTTCGCGCTCCCAATCCAGCGAGTAGCCCATCTTCTGCAGCTGGGAACGCATGTTGTCGATGTTTTCGTACGTCCACTTGGCAGGATGCAGGCCGTGCTTGATGGCCGCGTTCTCGGCCGGAAGGCCGAAGGCGTCCCAGCCCATGGGATGCAGCACGTTGAAACCATGCATGCGCTTGAACCGGGCCACCACGTCGCCAATGGTATAGACCCGCACATGTCCCATATGGATGCGCCCGGACGGGTAGGGGAACATCTCCAGAACGTAGTACTTGGGTTTGGAAGCATCCGCTTCAACATGGAAGCAGCGCTCCCCGGTCCACTTCTGCTGCCATTTGGCTTCTATGGAAAGCGGTTCGTAGCGTTTCATCTCAGGCTTCTTCTTTGTTGGACGCGAGGTCTTTCTTGATGGTGAACTTGCCCTGGTCCACGGCTTTGGCCACGGCGTCCAGGATGCCGTTGACGAAGCCCGGCGAGTTCTCGTCGCCGAATTCCTTGGCCAGCTCCACGGCCTCGTTTAAGGCCACGCGCAAGGGGATGTCCGCAACGTGCAGGATCTCGTACAGGGCCAGTCGCAGAATGGTCAGTTCCACCTTGGCGATGCGGGCGAGTTTCCAATGCTGGGAGTGCTCCTGAACGAGCTTGTCCAATTCCTCGTGGTCTTTCCACACTCCCTTGACCAGCTCCAGCACATAGCTGTCGCCGGACTCGGGCAGGTCCGGGTCCATGGGAGCGTTCTCCACGGCCTTTAACAGCGCCCGGTCGTTCACCGGTGGTTCGAAGTCGAACCCATAAAGCACCTGAAAGGCGCGTCGCCTGGCTTTGCGCCTTGGGGTCTGGGGTCCTGACACTATATCTGCTCCAGAACCCGAACCAGCTCCAGCGCGGCGGAGGCGGCTTCCACACC
This window contains:
- a CDS encoding NADH:flavin oxidoreductase/NADH oxidase, whose protein sequence is MTARDKFAPFEAGPALLSPLEIRGVTVRNRIGVSPMCQYCATDGMADDWHLVHLGSRAVGGAGLVFVEATAVLPEGRISPGDMGLWDDKHIEPLARIASFVRRMGAVPAIQLAHAGRKASCLPPWLGGSKIVTPDEGGWITQAPCPIPFAEGDTIPEPLDEAGIANVKEAFVAAARRAVAAGFEVVELHAAHGYLMHQFLSPVSNVRTDAYGGELANRMRLPLETAAAIRAVLPNDMPLFTRISATDWVEGGWDLKQSIIFARELAKIGIDLVDVSTGGLVPHASIPVKPGFQVPFAAAIRREVHVMTSAVGLITQVDQAESIVASGEADLVLLGREMLREPYWSIKAQQELGGDPSWPVQYGYAVQRR
- a CDS encoding oxaloacetate decarboxylase — encoded protein: MRKTTLFRQLVNDPEILMLPVAHDGLSALAIEQAGFKAMAVAGYGTSGSLLGLPDIGLISSTEMLGHYSRIVERVSLPVMVDIDTGFGDVNNVIRTVRLVEQLGAAALFIEDQTYPKRCGHMAGKQVVPVEEFLPKLKAALWARSDPDFVIMARTDAAAVYGIDEAIRRARLYAEAGADMVFVEAVTSPEDMRRVNSAVSVPSMANMIEGGKSPFLPASELQKLGYSVAAYPCASVFTAARALTNWAGYLKEHGTSQGFAGAETMMDFEEYFNFIGAKDIREREKKFIKE
- a CDS encoding leucine--tRNA ligase, with the translated sequence MKRYEPLSIEAKWQQKWTGERCFHVEADASKPKYYVLEMFPYPSGRIHMGHVRVYTIGDVVARFKRMHGFNVLHPMGWDAFGLPAENAAIKHGLHPAKWTYENIDNMRSQLQKMGYSLDWERELATCDPSYYRWEQLFFLKFYEKGLVYRKNSPQNWCPDCHTVLANEQVEDGKCWRCDSEVEQKDLEQWFLRITSYTEELLKDLETLAGGWPERVLTMQRNWIGKSVGCEIDFPLEDGSGSVRVFTTRQDTLWGATFMSLAAEHPLAEKLISGKPQEGEARAFIEKIRSLDRIKRQADDLEKEGVFTGSYCTNPVTGLKMPIYLANFVLMGYGTGAVMAVPAHDQRDFEFAKKYGLPLKVVINPKGETLAAEVLTAAYTDPGVLADSGPFTGQGSESAKVGIADWLEAENKGTRAVNYRLRDWNISRQRYWGAPIPMVYCDSCGVVPVPENELPVKLPLDIQVRPDGRSPLPDCAEFVNVACPKCGGKARRETDTLDTFVESSWYFLRYACPREDTAPFDAEAVKYWSPVDQYVGGIEHAILHLLYSRFWVKALRDLGYVTHAEPFANLLTQGMVIKDGAKMSKSKGNVVDPDVMVAKYGADTVRVFMLFAAPPEKDLEWSDSGIEGSARFLSRIWRLVTEELAGVISPTGPCLALDPASLSPLAKELRRREHAMVAKVAKDIEGQFQFNTAIAAIMEMLNFLYANVDELKRDSGKALSSAVNSLLVALSPMAPHVCEELWEMIGHKKMLAEAPWPAHDPAALATDTVTVVVQVCGKLRGKIEVAADADEESVKAAALAEENAARHIEGKTVRKVIYVPGKLVNIVAN
- the nusB gene encoding transcription antitermination factor NusB; translated protein: MVSGPQTPRRKARRRAFQVLYGFDFEPPVNDRALLKAVENAPMDPDLPESGDSYVLELVKGVWKDHEELDKLVQEHSQHWKLARIAKVELTILRLALYEILHVADIPLRVALNEAVELAKEFGDENSPGFVNGILDAVAKAVDQGKFTIKKDLASNKEEA